In Urechidicola croceus, a single window of DNA contains:
- the hutI gene encoding imidazolonepropionase: MYKTFELDKKLIGPFKQIVTMRNMPLKGMLSDENLEIIVDGGILIEGEIIKEVASFNDLVKKHNDVSIDYLDDDLVAMPGFIDAHTHICFAGSRAKDFAARNSGKSYLEIAEEGGGIWDTVQKTRIADLEELLKLMILRLNLLAAIGVTTVEVKSGYGLSVENELKQLRTIKNANDKHQIDIISTCLAAHIVPKEFNNETEYLDVILNELVPTIQKEKLTKRFDVFIEKGAFSVSKAKDYIEKLQQKGFKITIHGDQFSRGGSQIAVEVGATSVDHLEVSGEKEIEKLSQSDTIPVVLPGASIGLGCNFAPARKLLDAGCSLVIASDWNPGSAPQGNLITQASILATFEKLSNAEVFAGITFRAAKALNLTDRGVLESGKLADIVAFPTNDFREILYHQGELKVNNVWKRGVKIK, translated from the coding sequence ATGTATAAAACTTTTGAATTAGATAAAAAGTTAATAGGACCATTTAAGCAAATTGTCACAATGAGAAATATGCCTTTGAAAGGTATGTTAAGTGACGAAAATCTTGAAATAATAGTTGATGGTGGTATTCTAATTGAAGGTGAAATAATTAAAGAAGTAGCTTCGTTCAATGATTTAGTAAAAAAACATAATGATGTTTCTATAGATTATTTAGATGATGATTTAGTTGCAATGCCTGGTTTTATTGATGCTCATACACATATATGTTTTGCGGGCAGTAGAGCCAAAGATTTTGCAGCGAGAAATAGTGGTAAAAGTTATTTAGAAATTGCCGAAGAAGGAGGTGGAATTTGGGATACCGTTCAAAAAACTCGAATCGCTGATTTAGAGGAATTATTAAAATTAATGATTCTAAGATTAAATTTATTAGCAGCTATTGGGGTAACAACTGTTGAAGTCAAAAGTGGTTATGGATTAAGTGTAGAGAATGAATTAAAACAATTACGAACAATTAAAAATGCAAATGACAAGCATCAAATTGATATTATATCTACGTGTTTAGCAGCACACATTGTTCCAAAAGAATTTAATAATGAAACCGAATATTTAGATGTAATTTTAAATGAATTAGTGCCAACTATTCAAAAAGAAAAATTAACTAAAAGATTTGATGTTTTTATTGAAAAAGGAGCGTTTAGCGTTTCAAAGGCCAAAGACTATATTGAAAAATTACAACAAAAAGGATTTAAAATTACTATACATGGTGATCAATTTTCTAGAGGAGGAAGTCAAATAGCGGTTGAGGTTGGAGCTACAAGTGTAGATCATTTAGAGGTTAGTGGTGAAAAAGAAATTGAAAAACTTTCTCAAAGTGATACAATTCCAGTCGTATTACCTGGAGCATCAATTGGTTTAGGATGTAATTTTGCTCCGGCTAGAAAGTTACTTGATGCTGGTTGTTCATTGGTAATTGCAAGTGATTGGAATCCAGGAAGTGCACCTCAAGGTAATTTAATTACACAGGCTTCAATACTTGCAACTTTCGAAAAATTATCAAATGCCGAAGTGTTTGCAGGAATAACTTTTAGGGCAGCAAAAGCACTTAATTTAACAGATAGAGGTGTTTTAGAATCTGGAAAATTAGCTGATATTGTTGCTTTTCCTACGAATGATTTTAGAGAAATTCTTTATCATCAAGGTGAATTAAAAGTCAATAATGTATGGAAAAGAGGAGTCAAAATAAAGTAA